Proteins co-encoded in one Thermochromatium tepidum ATCC 43061 genomic window:
- the nadD gene encoding nicotinate-nucleotide adenylyltransferase, with product MIGVFGGTFDPIHFGHLRAALDCLQVLALDQVRFIPLRIAVHRAPPLASVEQRLAMLETALADVPGFVLDRRELHRDAPSYTLDTLRSLRDEFGPARPLCLLIGADAYAGFLDWHRPLEILDLAHLVVMRRPGYDPVASPVLRRLYLERVCKEPRCLAAQPSGRILFLTLTQLDISSTQIRELIAQGRSARYLLPDAVLDYIERQRLYAPSQPRPANV from the coding sequence GTGATCGGCGTCTTCGGCGGCACCTTCGATCCCATCCATTTCGGACATCTACGCGCGGCCCTGGACTGCCTCCAGGTGCTCGCGCTCGATCAGGTTCGCTTCATTCCACTGCGGATCGCGGTCCATCGGGCGCCGCCGTTGGCGAGCGTCGAGCAGCGGCTAGCGATGCTGGAGACCGCACTGGCCGATGTACCGGGCTTCGTGCTCGATCGCCGTGAGCTGCATCGCGACGCGCCATCCTATACACTGGACACCCTGCGCTCGCTGCGGGACGAGTTTGGCCCCGCGCGCCCACTGTGTCTACTGATCGGCGCCGATGCCTATGCTGGGTTCCTCGACTGGCATCGTCCGCTGGAGATCCTGGATCTGGCGCATCTGGTGGTCATGCGTCGGCCTGGATATGATCCAGTGGCCAGCCCCGTCCTGCGTCGGCTTTATTTGGAACGGGTCTGCAAAGAGCCGCGCTGTCTGGCGGCCCAGCCGAGCGGACGCATCCTGTTCCTGACCCTGACCCAGCTTGACATCTCATCGACACAGATCCGCGAACTCATCGCCCAGGGGCGCAGTGCGCGCTATCTACTCCCCGATGCCGTGCTCGACTACATTGAGCGTCAACGGCTCTATGCGCCATCCCAACCACGGCCTGCGAACGTTTAG
- the apaG gene encoding Co2+/Mg2+ efflux protein ApaG → MSDYLIAISAQSQYQPDQSSPEEQRYVFAYTITIENRGTRSARLLDRYWLITDANGRVQEVRGQGVVGEQPHLRPGEAFRYTSGAVLSTPLGSMRGYYGMIGDDGTRFEASIPVFSLISTRLH, encoded by the coding sequence TTGAGCGACTATCTCATTGCGATCTCGGCCCAGAGTCAGTATCAACCCGATCAATCCTCACCGGAAGAGCAGCGTTACGTTTTTGCTTACACCATCACGATCGAGAACCGCGGCACCCGATCGGCGCGACTGCTCGACCGGTATTGGTTGATTACGGATGCCAATGGCCGGGTGCAGGAGGTGCGTGGCCAGGGTGTGGTCGGCGAACAGCCCCATCTGCGTCCGGGCGAGGCGTTCCGCTATACCAGCGGCGCTGTGCTCAGCACGCCGCTCGGCAGCATGCGGGGATACTATGGAATGATCGGAGACGACGGTACGCGCTTCGAGGCAAGCATTCCGGTCTTTTCACTGATCTCGACCCGGCTGCACTGA
- a CDS encoding SCP2 sterol-binding domain-containing protein, translated as MPALFSDEWMKQLKDAWNNEPEVRDKLAEIGFNSVITCGFKDEENPRGVFVVEKGVCVRAGSWSESDPAPNWDMRADLKDWLKWVENGIGMMGMGTAFATGKLKFKVGDYKAILKDPRMAGPFVKSFGLMQQLDTDEVKQSST; from the coding sequence ATGCCTGCACTCTTTTCCGACGAATGGATGAAACAGCTCAAGGATGCCTGGAACAACGAACCTGAGGTTCGGGACAAGCTCGCCGAGATCGGCTTCAACTCGGTCATCACCTGTGGGTTTAAGGATGAGGAGAATCCGCGCGGCGTGTTCGTTGTTGAAAAGGGCGTCTGTGTGCGCGCCGGGAGCTGGTCCGAAAGCGACCCGGCCCCCAACTGGGACATGCGCGCTGACCTCAAGGATTGGCTCAAGTGGGTCGAGAATGGCATCGGCATGATGGGTATGGGCACGGCCTTCGCCACCGGCAAGCTCAAGTTCAAGGTGGGTGACTACAAGGCGATCCTCAAGGATCCGCGCATGGCCGGCCCCTTCGTCAAGAGCTTTGGTCTGATGCAGCAGCTCGACACCGACGAGGTCAAGCAATCCAGTACTTAG
- the rsfS gene encoding ribosome silencing factor — protein sequence MQIDQLKQLILDTLDDMKARDIQVLDVRGKTVVTDFMIIASGTSDRHVKAIAETVTFRAKDAGEIPLGTEGLAEGEWALVDLNGVVVHVMLPKVRDFYNLERLWSVPPSAPRLQLTAASF from the coding sequence ATGCAGATCGATCAACTCAAACAACTGATTCTCGACACACTCGACGACATGAAGGCCCGCGACATCCAGGTGCTAGACGTGCGTGGCAAGACTGTCGTGACCGATTTCATGATCATCGCCTCCGGTACTTCGGACCGCCATGTCAAGGCCATTGCCGAGACCGTCACCTTCCGCGCCAAGGACGCGGGTGAGATCCCGCTCGGCACCGAGGGCCTGGCCGAGGGTGAATGGGCGCTGGTCGATCTCAATGGGGTCGTGGTCCATGTCATGCTCCCCAAGGTACGCGACTTCTACAACCTCGAGCGTCTCTGGTCGGTCCCGCCGTCCGCCCCCAGGCTGCAGCTGACAGCCGCCTCGTTCTGA
- a CDS encoding dihydrofolate reductase — protein MPTAPLIALVAAMDLECTIGRDNALPWHLPADLAHFKALTLDKPILMGRKTWESLPGRLPRRRHLILSRDPGYSAPGCEVFGSLEAAIAAVAEPELMIIGGASIYAQSLPLADRLHLTIVQTRVAGDARFPAWDPGEWQEVARLQRPADEYNRFDMTFVDLVRRSRVNPDLASDSPGRGSGSVPMARDRGGAP, from the coding sequence ATGCCGACTGCACCGCTCATCGCCCTGGTGGCGGCGATGGACCTGGAGTGCACCATCGGGCGCGACAATGCGCTGCCCTGGCACCTACCTGCGGATCTGGCACACTTCAAGGCGCTGACGTTGGATAAACCCATCCTGATGGGGCGCAAGACCTGGGAATCTCTGCCAGGTCGGCTGCCGCGTCGGCGGCATCTGATCCTCTCACGCGACCCAGGCTACAGCGCCCCGGGGTGCGAGGTCTTCGGCTCACTGGAGGCGGCCATCGCCGCGGTCGCCGAACCAGAGCTGATGATCATCGGGGGCGCCTCGATCTATGCGCAGTCGCTACCGCTGGCCGATCGACTTCATCTGACGATCGTGCAGACCCGGGTCGCGGGCGATGCCAGGTTCCCAGCCTGGGATCCGGGCGAGTGGCAGGAGGTCGCGCGCCTCCAGCGCCCAGCCGATGAATACAACCGCTTCGACATGACCTTCGTCGATCTGGTCCGCCGCTCGAGGGTCAATCCAGACCTGGCTTCAGATAGCCCGGGCAGGGGATCTGGATCGGTTCCAATGGCTCGGGATCGAGGCGGAGCGCCGTAA
- a CDS encoding EAL domain-containing protein produces the protein MTTKAWFLEGYIGDSKHIRRIRLSAFPFRTGRQEGLPLRLDTSGVSRNHAEFDERGAEGLILRDLGSTNGTYVNRQRIEGECLVRDGDIIHFADQEFRLIALDLQPGANLDQTQIGIGTLPEKLPQGAREFQQMLLTGAIGTAFQPIVDAQGQVFAYELLGRGDFPGLPVAPYPLFQIAESLDLEVPFSDLMRRRAVENAVRLDPRGCYFFNIHPREIEHPDQLLARMSEMRANFPEPRLVLEIHEGAVTDGPVIRRIRDHLKALDIGLAYDDFGAGQARLIELIEVPPDYVKFDMALVRDIDTAPEAKRRMLELFQGLLHDMGIASLAEGVETVAEAEALRAIGVDLYQGYLFGKPNDTLAIKT, from the coding sequence GTGACCACCAAAGCCTGGTTTCTCGAAGGTTACATCGGCGACTCCAAACACATACGTCGTATTCGACTGAGTGCATTTCCGTTCAGGACCGGGCGTCAGGAGGGCCTGCCGCTCAGACTCGATACCTCAGGCGTCTCGCGCAATCACGCCGAGTTCGATGAGAGGGGCGCGGAGGGGCTGATCCTACGCGACCTGGGCTCGACCAATGGTACCTATGTGAATCGCCAGCGGATCGAGGGCGAGTGTCTGGTCCGTGACGGCGACATCATCCACTTCGCCGACCAGGAGTTTCGTCTGATCGCGCTCGACCTCCAGCCTGGAGCCAATCTCGATCAGACCCAGATCGGCATCGGCACCCTGCCTGAGAAACTGCCTCAAGGGGCACGAGAGTTCCAGCAGATGCTGCTTACGGGCGCGATCGGAACGGCCTTTCAGCCAATCGTCGATGCCCAGGGTCAGGTCTTTGCCTATGAATTGCTCGGACGCGGCGACTTTCCCGGACTTCCGGTCGCGCCCTACCCCCTGTTCCAGATCGCCGAAAGCCTGGATCTGGAGGTACCCTTCAGCGATCTGATGCGCCGACGCGCCGTAGAGAACGCCGTGCGTCTGGATCCAAGGGGCTGCTATTTCTTCAACATCCATCCGCGCGAGATCGAACATCCCGATCAGCTGCTTGCGCGCATGAGTGAGATGCGCGCGAACTTTCCTGAACCCCGACTGGTGCTGGAGATCCACGAGGGGGCCGTCACCGATGGCCCAGTGATCCGCCGCATCCGCGATCATCTCAAGGCGCTGGACATCGGTCTGGCCTATGACGACTTTGGAGCAGGTCAGGCGCGCCTGATCGAGCTGATCGAGGTGCCTCCCGACTATGTCAAGTTCGACATGGCGCTGGTGCGCGACATCGACACCGCACCCGAGGCCAAGCGACGCATGCTTGAGCTGTTTCAGGGCCTGCTGCACGACATGGGCATCGCCTCGCTGGCCGAGGGGGTCGAGACGGTCGCCGAGGCCGAGGCCTTGCGTGCGATCGGCGTCGATCTCTATCAGGGCTATCTGTTTGGTAAGCCCAACGACACCCTCGCGATCAAGACGTAA
- a CDS encoding NAD(P)/FAD-dependent oxidoreductase, with amino-acid sequence MARIVILGAGISGHTAARYLGKWVGKQHEVIVVSPKPKWNWIPSNIWVGVGEMTEQQVTFELAPVYKKVNVAFHQARALSIHPEGGSGHDKPFVTVEYTLPGREGDKAEIEYDYLINATGPKLNFGATPGLGPEEGYTMSVCTPEHALKANMLLQECISAMKAGATRTFVIGTGHGMCTCQGAAFEYIYNVDHALRKAGVRNQARLIWISNEYELGDFGMGGVHTIRNGYIISGKVFAESLMVERGVEWITRAAVTKVEPGKLHYELLDGSQHELEFDFSMLIPPFSGVGLKAYDKSGTDITEKLFAPNGFMKVDADYTPKPFEDWSKADWPKTYQTPNYENIFAIGIAFAPPHPISKVMKSPSGLQISPTPPRTGMPSAAIGKAVAANIRDLLRGATRFSHTASMAEIGAACVASTGMDLFKGSAATMTVFPVVPDYETYPEYGRDMSLTFGEIGLAGHWMKYILHHVFIYQAKLRPGWSVLPD; translated from the coding sequence ATGGCGCGTATCGTGATTCTCGGTGCGGGCATCTCGGGTCATACGGCCGCCCGTTATCTGGGTAAATGGGTTGGCAAGCAGCACGAGGTGATCGTCGTCTCGCCTAAGCCCAAGTGGAACTGGATCCCTTCGAACATCTGGGTCGGGGTCGGCGAGATGACCGAACAACAGGTCACCTTCGAGCTGGCCCCGGTCTATAAGAAGGTCAATGTCGCCTTCCATCAGGCGCGCGCGCTCTCCATCCATCCCGAGGGCGGCTCCGGACACGACAAGCCATTCGTGACGGTCGAATACACCCTACCTGGACGCGAGGGCGACAAGGCCGAGATCGAGTATGACTATCTGATCAATGCCACCGGACCCAAGCTCAATTTCGGCGCCACACCGGGGCTCGGGCCGGAAGAGGGGTACACCATGTCGGTCTGTACCCCAGAGCATGCGCTCAAGGCCAATATGCTCTTGCAGGAGTGCATCTCGGCCATGAAGGCCGGCGCCACCCGGACCTTCGTCATCGGGACCGGGCATGGGATGTGCACCTGTCAGGGTGCGGCCTTCGAGTATATCTATAATGTCGATCACGCCTTGAGGAAGGCCGGCGTCCGCAACCAGGCCCGTCTGATCTGGATCAGCAACGAGTACGAGCTCGGCGATTTCGGCATGGGCGGCGTGCACACCATCCGGAACGGTTATATCATCAGCGGCAAGGTCTTTGCCGAGTCGCTGATGGTCGAACGCGGGGTCGAATGGATCACGCGCGCGGCCGTGACCAAGGTCGAGCCGGGCAAGCTTCATTACGAGCTACTCGACGGCAGTCAACACGAGCTGGAGTTCGATTTCTCCATGCTCATCCCGCCTTTCTCGGGTGTCGGACTCAAGGCCTATGACAAGTCCGGGACCGATATCACCGAAAAGCTCTTTGCACCCAACGGCTTCATGAAGGTCGACGCCGACTACACGCCCAAGCCGTTTGAGGACTGGAGCAAGGCCGATTGGCCGAAGACCTATCAGACCCCAAACTACGAGAATATCTTTGCCATCGGTATCGCCTTTGCCCCACCGCATCCGATCAGCAAGGTGATGAAGAGCCCGAGCGGTCTCCAGATCAGCCCGACCCCGCCGCGGACCGGCATGCCCTCGGCCGCGATCGGTAAGGCGGTGGCCGCCAACATCCGCGATCTGCTCCGGGGGGCGACCAGGTTCTCGCACACGGCCTCGATGGCTGAGATCGGCGCGGCCTGCGTGGCCTCGACCGGTATGGACCTCTTTAAGGGTTCAGCGGCGACCATGACCGTCTTCCCTGTGGTACCCGACTACGAGACTTACCCCGAGTACGGGCGGGACATGAGTCTCACCTTCGGTGAGATCGGACTGGCCGGACACTGGATGAAGTACATCCTGCATCACGTCTTTATCTATCAGGCCAAGCTGCGTCCGGGTTGGTCGGTGTTGCCCGACTGA
- a CDS encoding symmetrical bis(5'-nucleosyl)-tetraphosphatase, whose product MTTYAIGDIQGCHAELERLLERLAFDPAQDRLWFAGDLVNRGPKSLAVLRLVRALGDSAIVVLGNHDLHLLALAVGNPKHSKKSTLGAILRALDRDELLDWLRHRPLLHHDPRLRLTLVHAGVPPQWDLAEAQERARELEDTLRSDDYPEFMQAVYGNEPARWSPDLTGIERLRFITNALTRIRFCAADGTLALEEKGEIGSQSPGLWPWFEVPGRRTRHDRLVFGHWSTLGYWSHDNVWAIDSGCVWGGALTALRLDPEPLEPIQIPCPGYLKPGLD is encoded by the coding sequence ATGACCACCTATGCCATCGGTGACATCCAGGGATGCCATGCCGAGTTGGAGCGCTTGCTCGAACGTCTCGCCTTCGATCCGGCCCAAGATCGGCTGTGGTTTGCCGGAGACCTTGTCAATCGCGGACCCAAGTCGCTGGCGGTGCTGCGCCTGGTGCGCGCGCTTGGCGACTCGGCCATCGTGGTGTTGGGCAATCACGACCTGCATCTGCTGGCCTTAGCCGTCGGCAACCCCAAACACTCCAAAAAAAGCACCCTGGGCGCCATCCTGCGTGCCCTGGATCGCGACGAGCTGCTCGACTGGCTGAGGCATCGTCCGCTCCTGCACCACGACCCGAGGTTGCGCCTGACGCTCGTCCATGCTGGAGTGCCGCCGCAATGGGACCTGGCCGAAGCCCAGGAGCGGGCGCGCGAACTCGAAGACACCTTGCGTTCCGATGACTATCCCGAGTTCATGCAGGCCGTCTACGGCAATGAGCCGGCACGCTGGTCGCCTGATCTCACTGGGATCGAACGGTTGCGCTTCATCACCAATGCCCTGACGCGGATCCGTTTTTGCGCCGCCGACGGCACCCTGGCGCTCGAGGAAAAGGGCGAGATCGGCAGCCAGTCACCGGGACTCTGGCCCTGGTTTGAGGTTCCGGGCCGGCGCACCCGCCATGACCGCCTCGTCTTCGGCCACTGGTCGACGCTCGGCTACTGGAGCCATGACAACGTCTGGGCGATCGATAGCGGGTGCGTCTGGGGCGGCGCGCTTACGGCGCTCCGCCTCGATCCCGAGCCATTGGAACCGATCCAGATCCCCTGCCCGGGCTATCTGAAGCCAGGTCTGGATTGA
- a CDS encoding glutamate-5-semialdehyde dehydrogenase: protein MSDPEIQDIQAYMTDIGQRARAAARVLARASTAAKNAALLAIAERLDRERAVIVEANRHDLESGASKGLDAALLDRLELTPGRIDAMIEGVRQVAALPDPIGAIFDLNYRPSGIQVGRMRVPLGVVGIIYESRPNVTADAAALCLKSGNAAVLRGGSESFASNQAIAVCIQSALNSTGLPEDAVQVVATTDRAAVGAMIAMPESIDVIIPRGGKGLIERISREARVPVIKHLDGICHVYIDRDADLDKAFAIALNAKTQRYGTCNTMETLLVDAPVAAAILPRLAAAYREKGVELRGCPQTCAILSEAIPATEADWDTEYLAPILSIRVVEGLDEAMDHIARHGSAHTDAIVTEDYSRARRFLREVDSSSVMVNASTRFADGFEYGLGAEIGISTDKFHARGPVGLEGLTSVKFVVLGDGEIRV, encoded by the coding sequence ATGAGCGATCCAGAGATTCAGGATATCCAGGCGTACATGACCGACATCGGGCAGCGCGCGCGGGCGGCGGCGCGCGTGCTGGCGCGTGCGAGCACGGCAGCCAAGAACGCCGCACTGCTTGCGATCGCTGAGCGGCTCGATCGCGAGCGCGCCGTCATCGTCGAAGCCAACAGGCACGATCTGGAGTCCGGCGCGTCCAAGGGTTTAGATGCGGCCCTGCTCGATCGGCTCGAACTGACGCCGGGGCGCATCGACGCCATGATCGAAGGCGTGCGTCAAGTCGCTGCCCTCCCGGATCCGATCGGTGCCATCTTCGACCTCAACTATCGACCGAGCGGTATCCAGGTCGGGCGGATGCGGGTACCGCTCGGGGTGGTCGGCATCATCTATGAATCACGCCCCAATGTCACCGCCGATGCCGCCGCGCTCTGTCTCAAGTCGGGCAATGCTGCGGTGTTGCGCGGCGGTTCCGAGTCCTTCGCCTCCAATCAGGCGATCGCAGTCTGCATCCAATCCGCCCTGAACAGCACCGGACTGCCCGAGGACGCCGTCCAGGTCGTCGCCACCACGGATCGTGCGGCCGTAGGTGCCATGATCGCCATGCCCGAATCGATCGACGTCATCATCCCGCGCGGCGGCAAGGGGCTGATCGAACGCATCAGCCGCGAGGCGCGGGTGCCGGTCATCAAGCATCTCGATGGCATCTGTCACGTCTATATCGATCGGGACGCCGACCTCGACAAGGCATTCGCGATCGCGCTGAACGCCAAGACACAGCGTTATGGCACCTGCAACACCATGGAGACCCTGCTGGTCGATGCGCCCGTAGCCGCGGCCATCCTGCCTCGACTCGCGGCGGCCTATCGGGAGAAAGGGGTAGAACTGCGCGGTTGCCCACAGACCTGCGCCATCCTCTCCGAGGCGATCCCGGCGACCGAGGCCGATTGGGATACCGAGTATCTGGCACCTATCCTGTCGATCCGGGTGGTCGAGGGTCTGGATGAGGCCATGGATCACATCGCCCGTCACGGCTCGGCCCACACCGACGCCATCGTCACCGAGGACTATTCGCGCGCCCGACGCTTCCTGCGCGAGGTCGATTCGAGTTCGGTCATGGTCAATGCCTCGACCCGCTTCGCCGACGGTTTTGAATACGGTCTGGGCGCCGAGATCGGGATCAGCACCGACAAATTCCACGCCCGTGGTCCGGTCGGGCTCGAGGGATTGACCTCAGTAAAGTTCGTGGTATTGGGGGATGGCGAGATCCGGGTGTGA
- the ubiG gene encoding bifunctional 2-polyprenyl-6-hydroxyphenol methylase/3-demethylubiquinol 3-O-methyltransferase UbiG, with protein sequence MTEQHHNVDHAEIRKFEALASRWWDPQSEFKTLHDINPLRLDYVERGAGGLAGKRVLDVGCGGGLLSEGMALRGAQVMGIDMGDMPLRVAELHTLESGVEVEYRRVPVETLALEQPESFDVVTCMEMLEHVPNPASVVESCACLVRPGGRVFFSTLNRNPKSYLLAVVGAEYILGMLPRGTHDYSRFIRPSELDAWIRPTRLRTIDMTGLIYNPLTQAYRLDPHDLDVNYLVTCACDAHG encoded by the coding sequence ATGACCGAACAGCACCACAACGTCGATCACGCCGAGATCCGCAAGTTCGAGGCCTTGGCCTCGCGCTGGTGGGATCCACAAAGCGAATTCAAAACCCTCCATGATATCAACCCCTTGCGCCTGGACTATGTCGAACGGGGGGCCGGAGGACTAGCCGGCAAGCGCGTGCTCGACGTCGGCTGCGGTGGCGGGCTCCTCTCCGAAGGCATGGCCCTGCGCGGCGCCCAGGTCATGGGCATCGACATGGGCGACATGCCCCTGCGCGTAGCCGAGCTCCATACGCTCGAGAGCGGTGTGGAGGTCGAGTATCGGCGCGTGCCGGTCGAGACCCTGGCGCTGGAGCAGCCTGAGTCATTCGATGTCGTCACCTGCATGGAGATGCTCGAACATGTGCCCAATCCAGCCTCGGTGGTCGAGTCCTGCGCGTGCCTGGTGCGTCCAGGCGGACGGGTGTTCTTTTCCACGCTCAACCGCAATCCCAAGTCCTATCTGCTGGCCGTGGTTGGGGCCGAGTACATCCTGGGCATGCTGCCACGCGGCACCCATGATTACTCGCGTTTCATCCGCCCGTCGGAGCTGGATGCCTGGATCCGCCCGACCCGGCTTCGCACCATCGACATGACCGGCCTGATCTACAACCCACTCACCCAGGCCTACCGGCTCGACCCGCA